A region of uncultured Draconibacterium sp. DNA encodes the following proteins:
- a CDS encoding ABC transporter ATP-binding protein has protein sequence MIQLKNIDKYYDAKFQRTFVLKGVNLDIKQGEFVSIMGPSGAGKSTLLNIIGFLDEPNEGEYLFLDQPANKLKEKQKVQYHRSHIGFIFQAFHLIEEMNVYENIETPLVYRGVKGKERKAMVADMLDRFSIVAKKDLFPSQLSGGQQQLVAIARAIVGSPKLLLADEPTGNLHSEQGQMIMELLKKLNDEGMTIIQVTHSEENAKYGNRIVRLKDGYLKEDE, from the coding sequence ATGATACAACTAAAAAACATCGACAAGTACTACGACGCAAAGTTTCAGCGAACCTTTGTATTAAAAGGAGTAAACCTTGATATTAAACAAGGCGAATTTGTTTCAATAATGGGCCCCAGTGGTGCCGGTAAATCAACATTGCTGAATATTATTGGTTTTCTGGATGAACCAAACGAAGGCGAGTATTTATTTCTCGATCAGCCGGCCAATAAGTTAAAGGAAAAGCAAAAAGTACAATATCATCGCAGTCATATTGGGTTTATCTTTCAGGCTTTTCACCTGATTGAGGAAATGAATGTATACGAAAACATTGAAACACCGCTGGTATATCGCGGCGTGAAGGGAAAAGAGCGCAAAGCAATGGTTGCCGACATGCTCGACAGGTTTAGTATTGTAGCCAAAAAGGATTTGTTCCCAAGTCAGTTGTCAGGTGGACAGCAACAACTGGTCGCCATTGCACGAGCCATCGTTGGCAGCCCGAAACTTCTGCTGGCCGACGAACCCACCGGAAACCTGCACAGCGAGCAGGGACAAATGATAATGGAATTGCTGAAAAAACTGAACGATGAGGGAATGACCATCATACAGGTAACGCACTCTGAAGAAAATGCAAAATACGGAAACCGTATTGTTCGTTTAAAAGATGGTTATTTGAAAGAAGACGAATAG
- a CDS encoding ABC transporter permease, whose protein sequence is MFRNYLKVALRSLLKNRLFTFINITGLVIGMVVALLIFNYVSFERSYDSMHENADRIFRVESKFYEGETLTDDWATASFGYASAMKENIPGIQDYVRIAINSTEQMVSYEEEKSRENTVVVTEPSFFSIFSFKLIDGDASTALSTPNKVVISQLAAHKFFKNENPLGKILKFRTLNQAYECEVSGVLEDIPDNSHFNFDYFVSWDTQPDWIKNFWYLHETYSYVQLEPGISPASIEKAFPEMAEKYKTEDALKNKTWAIELQPLAEIHLTPQKQYEREAKGNAKAVKALILIALAILLIAWINYINLTTSRSLERAREVGVRKVSGAQKKQLIIQFLIESTLVNVIALAVSIGLFLMLIPSFNSFIGKNIGFSILYMPRFWVLITLFLLTGIVLSGLYPSLVLSNVKPAIILKGKYLNSQRAGMVRKGLVVFQFVASLVLICGTLVVYAQLKYMQNQPLGINIDKTLVVKFPAQTPNLMEKVMSFKRQLKELPDVKNVTISNAVPGMEVAFFASNRLFEDAAKQNRLYEMQTVDYDFMDTYGMNILEGRGFDKTFTNDIKKVILNEETVKQLGFASNADAIDQKVLIETVAEPYQVIGVVENYHQQSLNKAYTPIMMIMYNSIGWLPPKYLSVKIAGVDVASASGKVNEIWNQFFPDSTFDYFFSDQFYKAQYSLDRKFATIFGLFALMAIFIACLGLWALALFAGLIRKKEMGVRKALGASTPSLFYNLSSEFIYLTLYSAILGIPLAFFRMNEWLKSYAFRTEMNWWFFALPIVVLVSIASLTISYQTLKTAHSSAVESLKYE, encoded by the coding sequence ATGTTTAGAAATTACCTGAAAGTAGCACTTCGTAGCTTGTTGAAAAACAGGCTTTTCACTTTTATAAATATCACCGGTTTGGTAATTGGCATGGTAGTGGCCCTGCTCATTTTTAACTATGTAAGTTTCGAGCGCAGTTACGACTCGATGCATGAAAATGCAGATCGTATCTTTCGTGTGGAAAGTAAATTCTACGAAGGCGAAACACTCACCGACGATTGGGCAACAGCATCGTTTGGTTATGCCAGTGCTATGAAAGAAAACATTCCCGGCATTCAGGATTATGTGCGAATTGCCATTAACAGCACCGAACAAATGGTAAGTTATGAGGAAGAGAAATCGCGCGAGAATACCGTTGTTGTTACCGAGCCTTCTTTCTTTTCCATTTTCTCGTTTAAGCTGATTGATGGCGATGCGTCAACAGCATTAAGCACTCCGAATAAGGTAGTTATTTCGCAACTGGCAGCCCACAAGTTTTTCAAGAATGAAAATCCGCTGGGTAAAATTTTGAAATTCAGAACACTGAACCAGGCTTATGAATGTGAGGTAAGCGGTGTACTGGAAGATATCCCGGACAACAGCCATTTTAATTTCGATTATTTTGTGTCGTGGGATACACAGCCTGATTGGATTAAGAATTTCTGGTACCTGCACGAAACCTACTCGTATGTGCAGCTGGAACCCGGTATTTCGCCCGCAAGCATTGAAAAAGCTTTTCCGGAAATGGCAGAAAAGTACAAAACCGAAGATGCGTTAAAAAATAAAACCTGGGCCATTGAATTACAACCGTTGGCTGAGATCCATCTGACACCGCAAAAGCAGTACGAACGCGAGGCCAAAGGAAATGCAAAGGCCGTAAAAGCATTGATTCTAATTGCGCTGGCAATTCTTCTTATCGCCTGGATAAATTACATCAATCTTACCACATCGCGCTCGCTGGAGCGTGCCCGCGAAGTGGGGGTGAGGAAGGTATCGGGGGCACAGAAAAAGCAACTGATCATCCAGTTTTTAATCGAATCAACATTGGTAAATGTTATTGCCCTGGCTGTTTCAATCGGATTGTTCCTGATGCTCATTCCGTCATTTAATTCATTTATCGGCAAAAACATTGGCTTTTCAATTTTGTACATGCCGCGTTTTTGGGTGTTAATCACATTGTTTCTTTTAACGGGTATCGTTCTTTCCGGTTTGTATCCCTCGCTTGTGCTTTCGAATGTAAAACCTGCAATTATATTAAAAGGAAAATACCTGAACTCGCAACGTGCTGGCATGGTGAGAAAAGGTTTGGTGGTTTTTCAGTTTGTGGCGTCGCTGGTTTTAATTTGCGGAACCCTGGTCGTTTATGCGCAGCTAAAATACATGCAGAATCAGCCACTGGGTATAAACATCGACAAAACTTTAGTGGTTAAATTTCCGGCACAAACTCCTAATTTAATGGAGAAAGTGATGAGTTTTAAACGCCAGTTAAAAGAGTTGCCCGATGTAAAAAATGTGACGATTTCAAATGCGGTACCGGGAATGGAAGTGGCCTTTTTTGCATCGAATCGTTTGTTCGAAGATGCCGCCAAACAAAACCGATTGTACGAAATGCAAACGGTTGACTACGACTTTATGGATACTTACGGAATGAATATTCTGGAAGGAAGAGGTTTTGACAAAACATTTACCAACGACATAAAAAAGGTTATTCTGAACGAAGAAACGGTGAAACAGCTGGGTTTTGCAAGCAATGCCGATGCCATTGATCAGAAGGTTTTAATTGAGACAGTGGCAGAACCATACCAGGTAATTGGTGTGGTTGAGAATTACCATCAACAATCGCTGAATAAAGCTTATACGCCAATAATGATGATCATGTACAACAGCATCGGGTGGTTGCCACCTAAATATTTATCCGTAAAAATTGCTGGAGTTGATGTTGCTTCTGCTTCGGGAAAAGTAAACGAAATCTGGAATCAGTTTTTCCCGGATTCAACTTTTGATTATTTCTTTTCCGATCAGTTTTATAAAGCTCAGTATTCACTTGATCGGAAGTTTGCTACCATTTTTGGGCTGTTTGCACTGATGGCCATTTTTATCGCTTGTTTGGGATTATGGGCACTGGCCCTGTTTGCCGGATTAATTCGCAAAAAGGAAATGGGGGTCCGAAAAGCTTTGGGAGCCTCAACGCCGAGTTTGTTTTATAACCTTTCAAGCGAATTTATCTACCTTACATTGTATTCGGCAATTTTAGGTATTCCGTTAGCCTTTTTTAGAATGAATGAGTGGCTGAAATCGTATGCATTCAGGACAGAAATGAATTGGTGGTTTTTTGCTTTACCCATTGTGGTACTGGTGTCAATCGCCTCCTTAACCATCAGTTATCAAACACTAAAAACAGCCCATTCAAGTGCGGTGGAAAGTTTGAAGTATGAATAA
- a CDS encoding ABC transporter permease encodes MIKHFILIAWRNIRRRKTLSAIQILCLSVGLAAFILVARYVQYEKDYDKFNENFDRIYRVQSYKMTDRMDDNGQTVVPMAKFIRDNVPEAENAIATNEIWNEYLSPDDERVFKEQTGLLVPSSIFDFFSFKLIRGNKENVLDDPNSIVLSESMAERYFPGQDAMGKIIFDEKKQELRVTGIMQDIPEQSSIKATYFRSNADLIKRHNDSWYNSSFEIFVLLKPGALAATVNEKIADVIRRYDKESKQVAYLQPLSNLHLKEYVRDDRGSIIYFFSFIGILTLLLACVSFMNLTTSFSTMRTVEIGIRKVSGSNRNILRIQFLTEAVLIALISLVFAVFLAYLLLPVFNTVVNRNIDLQLLQNPLFVLFLLATVVVTGFIGGSYPALFISRLKPVNVLKGRGSFNKGKVRGLTAMVYLQFILSVVLLTSSIWMYKQVTFLKNKDLGYTKDNLLYCKLPSVNSTVSYRQVRERILENPGIENMTLSINSPLHSNWGTRVHYEGGPTDDHAYSRWNQADENYLNTMSMTLVEGRNFSNDYSAETKTCLINETAVKQFGWDNPIGKWLEMNNGHFTVIGVIKDFNIEDVHNPIIPYVLLYRNEGFASNNDLTFKVNPNTMTSSLEHINSVLNEAFPNILFEVNGYDVGTYRVALEIWTSAKNTFAFFTIMAVLIAAMGLFGLVVFASQRRVKEIGIRKVQGAQAAQILPLITRQFIILVVAANIIVYPLARFLENVTPGHYKYQFTVFDLMLVLGISVLVTLLSSGYQALKASLLNPVEALRYE; translated from the coding sequence ATGATTAAACATTTTATATTAATAGCCTGGAGAAATATCAGAAGACGGAAAACGCTTTCTGCTATCCAGATTTTGTGCCTTTCTGTAGGTCTGGCAGCTTTTATTTTGGTTGCCCGCTATGTTCAGTATGAGAAGGACTACGATAAGTTCAATGAAAATTTCGACAGGATTTATCGTGTTCAATCCTACAAAATGACCGACAGGATGGACGACAATGGGCAAACTGTTGTCCCCATGGCAAAATTCATTCGCGATAATGTTCCTGAAGCAGAGAATGCAATCGCCACCAACGAAATATGGAACGAGTATTTATCGCCCGATGACGAACGTGTTTTTAAGGAACAAACCGGACTGCTTGTACCTTCCTCAATCTTTGATTTTTTCTCGTTTAAATTGATTCGGGGAAACAAGGAGAATGTGCTCGACGATCCCAATTCAATCGTACTAAGTGAATCGATGGCAGAAAGATATTTTCCCGGGCAGGACGCGATGGGAAAAATAATTTTTGATGAGAAAAAACAAGAGCTCCGCGTTACGGGAATTATGCAGGATATTCCTGAGCAGTCGTCAATTAAAGCCACTTATTTTCGATCGAATGCCGACCTGATAAAAAGACACAATGATAGCTGGTACAATAGTTCGTTCGAGATTTTTGTGTTGCTAAAACCCGGGGCTTTGGCCGCTACGGTAAACGAGAAAATAGCAGATGTGATAAGGCGTTACGACAAGGAATCGAAACAGGTTGCCTATCTTCAACCCTTAAGCAATTTACACCTGAAAGAATATGTGCGCGACGACCGGGGCTCTATTATTTACTTCTTCTCTTTCATTGGAATTTTAACGCTTTTACTGGCCTGTGTAAGTTTTATGAATTTAACCACATCGTTTTCTACCATGCGCACTGTTGAAATTGGTATTCGCAAAGTGTCGGGTAGCAACCGAAATATTCTTCGCATACAATTTCTTACCGAGGCGGTGTTAATAGCACTTATTTCGCTGGTATTTGCAGTGTTTCTGGCGTATCTTCTACTACCCGTGTTTAATACCGTTGTAAACCGGAATATCGATCTTCAGTTGCTGCAAAATCCTTTATTCGTGCTGTTTTTATTGGCAACAGTTGTGGTAACAGGATTTATCGGCGGAAGCTATCCCGCCTTGTTTATATCGCGTTTAAAACCTGTGAATGTTTTAAAAGGAAGAGGGTCTTTTAACAAAGGGAAAGTGCGTGGATTAACCGCCATGGTTTATCTTCAGTTCATTCTTTCGGTTGTGCTGTTAACCTCAAGTATATGGATGTACAAGCAGGTTACATTTTTGAAAAACAAAGACCTGGGCTACACAAAAGACAACCTGTTGTATTGTAAATTACCAAGTGTGAATAGCACGGTTTCATACCGGCAGGTTCGTGAGCGGATACTCGAAAATCCCGGAATCGAAAACATGACCCTATCCATTAATTCACCGCTGCATTCAAATTGGGGAACACGTGTTCATTACGAGGGAGGCCCGACCGACGATCATGCTTATTCTCGATGGAACCAGGCTGACGAAAATTACCTGAATACCATGAGTATGACATTGGTGGAAGGGCGTAACTTTTCTAACGACTATTCTGCCGAAACCAAAACATGTTTGATAAACGAAACCGCGGTAAAACAATTTGGCTGGGACAACCCGATCGGGAAATGGCTTGAAATGAATAATGGCCACTTTACAGTAATCGGTGTTATAAAAGACTTTAACATCGAGGATGTTCATAATCCAATAATTCCGTATGTACTGTTGTATCGAAATGAAGGTTTTGCAAGTAATAACGATCTCACTTTTAAGGTGAATCCAAATACAATGACAAGCAGCCTTGAGCATATTAACTCCGTTTTAAACGAGGCTTTCCCGAATATTCTTTTTGAAGTAAATGGGTACGATGTAGGAACTTACCGGGTGGCATTGGAAATATGGACCAGTGCAAAAAATACATTTGCGTTTTTTACCATAATGGCGGTATTAATTGCGGCAATGGGATTGTTTGGGTTGGTTGTTTTTGCCTCGCAGCGACGTGTAAAGGAAATTGGAATTAGGAAAGTTCAGGGAGCACAAGCTGCCCAAATATTGCCGTTAATTACACGGCAGTTTATTATTCTTGTTGTGGCGGCAAATATTATTGTTTACCCGCTGGCGAGGTTTCTTGAAAATGTAACACCCGGGCATTATAAATACCAGTTTACCGTTTTTGATTTGATGCTGGTGTTGGGAATTTCCGTTCTTGTAACTTTACTATCGAGTGGATACCAGGCATTAAAAGCATCGCTGTTAAATCCGGTCGAAGCACTTCGATATGAGTAA
- a CDS encoding GxxExxY protein, whose protein sequence is MTKIDDDLTYKIIGCAMKVHNTLGNGFQEVIYQRCLAIELNNVGIAYKREQEMPIYYEGYEVGKRRADFIIEEKVMVEMKAIINLEDVHLAQGLNYLTAYNLETGLLINFGSTSLQTKRLYKKHSSS, encoded by the coding sequence ATGACGAAAATAGATGATGACCTGACATATAAAATTATTGGTTGTGCAATGAAAGTTCACAACACTTTGGGAAATGGATTCCAGGAGGTAATTTATCAAAGATGTTTGGCCATAGAGTTGAATAATGTTGGAATTGCCTATAAACGTGAGCAAGAAATGCCCATTTATTACGAAGGATATGAAGTTGGGAAACGCCGAGCTGATTTTATTATTGAAGAAAAAGTAATGGTTGAAATGAAAGCAATAATTAACCTTGAGGATGTTCATCTGGCCCAAGGTTTAAATTATCTAACAGCTTACAATTTAGAAACGGGTTTGCTAATTAATTTTGGTTCAACCAGCTTGCAAACCAAGCGACTGTACAAAAAACATTCATCCAGCTAA
- a CDS encoding FtsX-like permease family protein, with the protein MYNLKITLRRLFKDKAFSLINIFGLVIGISSFLILFIHVSNEKSFDKHFTGHQNIYRVTSVPGGLDNAAWARSMGIVYKASEEIPEVEIATQFSHCNEGTIKMGETSISQKDIMSVDEAFMELFEVVPVVGDLSEISKPNTVFVTEDFARKYYGNLNPVGQTIKIEALQYTRDLGDYEIRGVVKNTHPKTHFRYELLISQKGGLQERFASLPDRKIQWTYNYFKLQKDADPKLVAEKVAAFYDNSSLKTIPGPQEYGFALFPMDDIHLKSDYRFELRESSSKINIGLFILISFVILTISLLNFTNLSIAKLIKRSKELGLKKSIGATKLQLVRQVLTEVFLVCTMAIGISLLAIESLKPMINSLFEIEFAIYFSEPVVYLTIIGVLITCLLLTAFFVAVFLLARSSAIDILAGRNNFSGSYVLKSLLVVQVTIVIILVSGTLLVNKQISFVLNKPLGFDKENVVVLYLKDFSKDPAVLARELEKQSQVVSVGMTAQHFGYPAQGMNLEGLGIEGTAEFVFANYDYLKTMNIKLIHNWIKPDADTVRGMVINNHLYQRLMEKHGSMDNLIAYSNAQPLGPGETRINFVGVAEDFNYSSAHESIGDFAFWLDEGGSRARFTHVRINNLHAGMEAIKNTWNEYYPNQEPDYFFIDEKIAQQYKAETILSRILFAFSTIGILISVIGISALALFISQQRTKEIGIRKVNGATVSEILGLLNQSFVKWVLIAFAIATPLSFYAMSKWLENFAYKTNVSWWIFALAGIMALGIALLTVSWHSWRAATRNPVESLRYE; encoded by the coding sequence ATGTATAACCTAAAAATTACATTACGGCGCCTTTTTAAAGACAAGGCTTTTTCGCTGATCAACATTTTTGGATTGGTGATCGGGATTTCGTCTTTTCTGATTTTGTTCATTCACGTATCAAATGAAAAAAGCTTTGATAAACATTTTACCGGGCACCAGAATATTTATCGTGTTACCTCGGTTCCCGGCGGTCTCGATAATGCGGCATGGGCGCGTAGTATGGGAATCGTTTATAAAGCTTCTGAAGAAATACCAGAAGTTGAGATAGCGACTCAGTTTTCGCATTGCAACGAGGGAACTATTAAAATGGGCGAAACCTCCATCTCACAAAAGGATATCATGTCGGTTGACGAGGCATTTATGGAGCTATTTGAAGTTGTGCCTGTGGTTGGTGATTTGTCAGAAATTTCGAAACCCAATACTGTTTTTGTTACCGAAGATTTTGCCCGTAAATATTACGGTAACCTAAATCCTGTTGGGCAAACTATAAAAATTGAAGCACTACAATATACCAGGGATCTGGGCGATTATGAAATTCGGGGAGTGGTAAAAAATACCCATCCGAAAACTCATTTCAGGTACGAACTGCTGATCTCTCAAAAAGGAGGACTGCAAGAACGCTTTGCTTCGTTGCCCGACCGAAAAATACAGTGGACTTATAACTATTTCAAACTTCAGAAAGATGCAGATCCGAAACTCGTTGCCGAAAAGGTAGCTGCTTTCTACGACAATAGCAGCCTGAAAACTATACCCGGTCCGCAGGAATATGGTTTTGCCTTGTTTCCCATGGATGATATTCACTTAAAATCGGATTACCGTTTTGAGTTGCGCGAAAGCTCAAGCAAGATAAATATTGGCTTGTTTATCCTCATTTCATTTGTCATTCTTACGATTTCGTTGTTAAACTTTACCAATCTTTCTATTGCCAAATTGATAAAACGATCAAAAGAGCTGGGCCTAAAAAAATCGATAGGAGCCACGAAACTTCAGTTGGTTAGGCAAGTTTTAACGGAAGTGTTTTTGGTTTGTACGATGGCCATTGGCATTTCATTATTGGCCATTGAAAGTTTAAAGCCAATGATTAACAGTTTGTTCGAGATTGAATTCGCTATTTATTTTTCAGAGCCGGTAGTATATCTTACCATTATTGGAGTTTTAATCACTTGTCTACTGCTCACTGCCTTTTTTGTGGCGGTATTTCTACTGGCACGCAGTTCAGCCATCGATATTTTGGCGGGGCGTAACAACTTTTCGGGCAGTTATGTGCTGAAATCCTTGCTGGTTGTGCAGGTGACGATTGTGATTATTCTTGTTTCAGGAACCTTGTTGGTAAATAAGCAGATCAGTTTTGTTTTAAATAAACCATTGGGTTTCGATAAGGAAAATGTGGTTGTGCTCTACCTGAAGGATTTTTCGAAGGACCCCGCTGTTTTGGCCCGCGAACTGGAAAAACAAAGTCAGGTAGTTTCAGTAGGAATGACGGCACAACATTTTGGTTATCCGGCACAGGGAATGAATTTGGAAGGACTGGGAATTGAGGGTACTGCTGAATTTGTTTTTGCCAACTACGACTACCTCAAAACCATGAATATTAAGCTTATACATAACTGGATAAAACCGGATGCCGATACCGTGCGGGGAATGGTGATAAACAATCATTTGTACCAACGATTGATGGAGAAACACGGCAGTATGGATAATCTTATAGCCTATTCAAATGCACAACCCTTGGGACCGGGAGAAACACGTATTAATTTTGTCGGGGTTGCTGAAGATTTTAATTACAGCTCGGCACACGAAAGTATTGGCGACTTTGCGTTTTGGCTGGATGAAGGCGGGTCAAGAGCACGTTTTACCCACGTACGGATTAACAACCTGCATGCCGGCATGGAAGCCATAAAAAACACCTGGAATGAATATTACCCCAACCAGGAACCCGACTACTTTTTTATCGATGAAAAAATTGCTCAACAATATAAGGCAGAAACCATTTTAAGTCGAATTCTTTTTGCTTTTTCAACCATCGGGATACTTATTAGTGTTATTGGAATCAGTGCGTTGGCCTTGTTTATTTCGCAGCAACGAACCAAAGAAATCGGTATCCGAAAAGTAAACGGTGCAACCGTCTCAGAAATACTGGGATTGTTGAATCAGAGTTTTGTAAAATGGGTATTAATTGCATTTGCTATTGCTACTCCGCTTTCTTTTTATGCCATGAGTAAGTGGCTCGAGAATTTTGCTTACAAAACCAATGTGAGCTGGTGGATTTTTGCACTGGCAGGAATAATGGCTTTGGGAATTGCATTGCTTACCGTTAGCTGGCACAGCTGGCGTGCTGCGACACGAAATCCGGTTGAGTCACTTCGGTATGAGTAA
- a CDS encoding DUF4097 family beta strand repeat-containing protein encodes MKTQKNLKLFTIIAVLTAVLSLNGFAKDGQPTITKTFDINQPGQLNASSSGGGVTVQTHNQPQVIIQAFVRKNGHLLSPSDRELKEVLDDFDIDFSKSGSTITAVVKRKGRMNFWRNNVGISLTIIVPEEMSCDVSSSGGGLKISGVKGTHDFSSSGGGVRLENTSGSTKASSSGGGVKATNHDGDIRLSSSGGGVNVEGAHGSVYARSSGGGVTLEDIHGPADASSSGGGVSVSGEASSVTAKSSGGSVRVNIRNLSDELYLQSSGGGVSAVIHGGEKMGLDLDLRSGRVNIDLHNFNGSSEKDRVKGKMNGGGIPVYAHASGGNVNISYED; translated from the coding sequence ATGAAAACTCAAAAGAACCTCAAATTATTTACGATAATAGCAGTGCTGACCGCTGTGCTTTCGTTGAATGGATTTGCAAAAGATGGCCAGCCAACCATTACAAAAACCTTTGATATCAACCAGCCGGGGCAACTCAATGCTTCATCGTCGGGAGGTGGAGTAACAGTCCAAACACACAATCAGCCCCAGGTTATTATTCAGGCTTTTGTACGCAAAAACGGACATCTTTTATCGCCGTCCGATAGGGAGCTAAAAGAGGTTCTCGATGATTTCGATATCGATTTTTCAAAAAGTGGATCAACCATTACCGCAGTAGTGAAACGCAAGGGTAGAATGAATTTCTGGAGGAATAATGTAGGTATTTCGTTAACCATTATCGTTCCGGAAGAAATGTCGTGCGATGTGTCGTCAAGCGGCGGCGGCCTGAAAATTTCGGGAGTAAAAGGTACACACGATTTCTCGAGCAGTGGCGGTGGCGTGCGACTGGAGAACACAAGCGGCAGCACAAAAGCCAGCTCATCGGGTGGCGGTGTTAAAGCCACCAACCACGATGGCGATATCCGTTTAAGTTCCAGCGGTGGCGGTGTTAACGTTGAAGGCGCGCACGGAAGTGTTTATGCACGCAGTTCAGGAGGTGGTGTAACCCTCGAAGATATTCATGGCCCGGCAGATGCTTCCAGCAGCGGCGGCGGTGTTAGCGTAAGTGGCGAAGCCAGCTCGGTAACAGCTAAATCAAGCGGCGGGTCAGTACGTGTTAATATTCGCAATCTTAGCGATGAATTATACCTGCAATCAAGCGGAGGTGGTGTTTCTGCAGTTATTCACGGTGGCGAGAAAATGGGCCTCGATCTTGATTTGCGTTCAGGCAGAGTGAATATTGATCTGCATAACTTTAATGGCTCTTCCGAAAAAGACCGCGTAAAAGGTAAAATGAACGGCGGTGGAATACCGGTCTATGCACATGCATCAGGCGGTAACGTTAACATCAGTTACGAGGATTAG